A single genomic interval of Phocoena sinus isolate mPhoSin1 chromosome 15, mPhoSin1.pri, whole genome shotgun sequence harbors:
- the CHRNA4 gene encoding neuronal acetylcholine receptor subunit alpha-4 isoform X2 — protein MMTTNVWVKQEWHDYKLRWDPADYENVTSIRIPSELIWRPDIVLYNNADGDFAVTHLTKAHLFHDGRVQWTPPAIYKSSCSIDVTFFPFDQQNCTMKFGSWTYDKAKIDLVSTHSHVDQLGFWESGEWVIVDAVGTYNTRKYECCAEVYPDITYAFVIRRLPLFYTVNLIAPCLLVSCLAVLVFYLPSECGEKVTLCVSVLLSLTVFLLLITEITPSTSLVIPLIGEYLLFTMTFVTLSITITVFVLNVHHRSPRTHTMPAWVRRVFLDVVPRLLFMKRPSAVKDDCRRLVGSVHEAAGAPRFWPEPRGEPELRSRGPAPSPTPSCGPDRPACTSPSDQASALRPSEAEKAGPCPSPGPCRPPTGTRAPGLAKARSLSVQHVSGPSDVAEGGVRCRSQSIQCCVPREEAASPAGRPAAGSPASLATAPSAELPPPDQASPCKCKCRMEAEAPSAALKAPGTSTPPQPLSPALARAVEGVQYIADHLKAEDMDFSVKEDWKYVAMVIDRIFLWVFVLVCLLGTVGLFLPPWLAGMI, from the exons CGCGGACGGGGACTTTGCCGTCACCCACCTGACCAAGGCCCACCTCTTTCACGACGGGCGGGTGCAGTGGACACCCCCGGCCATCTACAAGAGCTCCTGCAGCATCGACGTCACCTTCTTCCCCTTCGACCAGCAGAACTGCACCATGAAGTTCGGGTCCTGGACCTACGACAAGGCCAAGATCGACCTGGTCAGCACGCACAGCCACGTGGACCAGCTGGGCTTCTGGGAGAGCGGCGAGTGGGTCATCGTGGACGCCGTGGGCACCTACAACACGCGCAAGTACGAGTGCTGCGCGGAGGTGTACCCGGACATCACGTACGCCTTCGTCATCCGGCGCCTGCCGCTCTTCTACACCGTCAACCTCATCGCGCCCTGCCTGCTGGTCTCCTGCCTCGCCGTGCTCGTCTTCTACCTGCCGTCCGAGTGCGGCGAGAAGGTCACGCTGTGCGTCTCCGTGCTGCTCTCCCTCACCGTCTTCCTGCTGCTCATCACCGAGATCACCCCGTCCACCTCGCTGGTCATCCCGCTGATCGGCGAGTACCTGCTCTTCACCATGACCTTCGTCACGctctccatcaccatcaccgtcTTCGTGCTCAACGTGCACCACCGCTCCCCGCGCACGCACACCATGCCCGCCTGGGTCCGCCGCGTCTTCCTGGACGTCGTGCCGCGTCTGCTCTTCATGAAGCGGCCGTCCGCGGTCAAGGACGACTGCCGGCGGCTCGTCGGGTCCGTGCACGAGGCGGCCGGAGCCCCGCGCTTCTGGCCGGAGCCCCGGGGGGAGCCCGAGCTCAGGAGTAGGGGCCCCGCCCCGTCCCCGACCCCATCCTGCGGCCCGGACCGGCCGGCCTGCACGTCGCCCTCGGACCAGGCCTCCGCTCTGCGGCCCTCAGAGGCCGAGAAGGCCGGCCCATGCCCCTCGCCCGGGCCCTGCCGCCCACCCACTGGCACCCGGGCCCCAGGGCTCGCCAAGGCCCGGTCCCTGAGCGTCCAGCACGTGTCCGGCCCCAGCGATGTGGCAGAGGGCGGCGTGAGGTGCCGGTCCCAGAGCATCCAGTGCTGCGTGCCCCGAGAGGAGGCCGCCTCCCCAGCCGGCCGCCCGGCGGCCGGCTCTCCTGCCTCACTGGCCACGGCCCCCTCAGCCGAGCTTCCGCCCCCAGACCAGGCCTCCCCCTGCAAATGTAAGTGCAGGATGGAGGCGGAGGCACCAAGTGCCGCGCTCAAGGCCCCCGGCACCAGCACGCCACCCCAGCCCCTGTCGCCAGCTCTGGCGCGGGCGGTTGAGGGAGTCCAGTACATTGCAGACCACCTGAAGGCGGAAGACATGGACTTCTCG GTGAAGGAGGACTGGAAGTACGTGGCCATGGTCATCGACCGCATCTTCCTCTGGGTGTTCGTTCTCGTCTGCCTGCTGGGGACGGTGGGCCTCTTCCTGCCGCCTTGGCTGGCCGGCATGATCTAG